AGCGGGCCGGGCACCGGGTCCTCGAGGCCCCCTCGGCGGGGGCGGCCTGGCCCCTCCTGAGGGAAGCCGAGGCCGTGGTCCTGGACTGGATGCTCCCCGACGAGCCTGGGGTGCGGCTTCTGGAGAGGATGCGCCAGGGAACCTACCCCGACCTCCCCGTCCTCATGCTCACCGCCCGGGCCGAGGTGCGGGACCGGGTAGAGGGGCTCTCCCGGGGGGCGGACGACTACCTGGTGAAGCCCTTCGCCACCGAGGAGCTCCTGGCCCGCCTCGAGGCCCTCCTGCGACGGGCAGGCCGGCGCAAGGTGCTCAAAAGGGGCCCCCTCCTCCTGGACCTGGAGCGGATGGAGGCGAGCCTGGAAGGCGAACCCCTTCCCCTCACCCGGAGGGAGTTCGAGCTTCTGGCCTTTCTGGCGGCCCGCCCGGGACGGGTCTACACCCGGGAGGAACTTTTGGAGGCCGTCTGGGGCCAGGACTACCTGGGCACTCCCAGGACCGTGGACCAACACGTGCTCCAGCTGCGGGAAAAGCTCGGGGAAGACCCCAAAGCCCCGCGTTTTTTGGAGACGGTGCGGGGGCTTGGCTACCGCTTCAAGGGGGAAGGGTGAGGGACGCGCTCGCCTCGGCCTGGGAGGAGGCCATGGAGGGTCTGGTGCTCCACCAGGAGCGGCAGGTGGTCTACCTCAACCCCGTGGCGGCGGAGCTATTAGCGGTGAGTCGGGAAAAGGTGGTGGGCCGCCCCCTCCTCCTGGCCCTGCGGGACCACCGCCTGGAGGCCCTGGCCCTTTACGGGGGCGAGCGGACCCTGGAGGTCCGGGGCCGCCTACTCCGGGCTAAGGCCCTGCCGGGAAGGCTTTACCTTTGGGACGAGACGGAAGGGCAAAGACGCCTGCAGGCCCTGGAGGAGGCCACCCAGGCCCTGGCCCACGAACTCCGCACCCCCCTGGCCGGCATGGGGCCCCTCCTGGAAGCCCTCACCCCCAAGACCCCGCAGGAGAAGGAGATCCTAGACCTACTCAAAGGAGAGGTGTCCCGCCTCTCCCGCCTGGTCAAGGACCTCTCCCTCACCCAGCCCGGCCCCAAGCGCACCTTTCCCCTGGAGGAGCTCTGGCCCCGTCTGGAGCGCCTCTTCCAGGAAAGGCTCAGGGGACGCCAAGTGGAGGTCTGCCTCCCCCATACCGTCCATGCCGACCCCGAGGCCCTCTTTCAGATCCTCTTGAACCTCCTGGACAACGCCCTCAAATACGGCCAGGATCCCATCCGCCTCCTCTCCCACCAGGAGGGGGAACGCCTGCACCTGGAGGTGAGGGACCAGGGACCCGAGCTCCCCGACTACGAGGCCCTCTTCCTTCCCCGCCGCCGGGGCTTCCAGGGAGGAACGGGCCAAGGCCTGGGCCTTTACCTGGTGCGCCGCCTGGCCCGGGGGCTGGGGGGGGAAGCCTACGGGGGCAGGCAGGGAGGGGAGAATGTCTTTGGCATCCAACTTCCCCTAAACTGAACATGGAGGAAAGATGCGCGAAGCCCTGGACCAAGCCCTGAACCACCTGCTGGAAGAGACCCTACGGATGCTCTCCCTGGTGCGGGAGATGACCCAGGAGGCCACCGAGGCCCTGGTGGGGAACAACGGAGCCAGGGCGGAAGGGGTCATCGCCAAGGACCGGCAGGTGGACGCCCTGGAGCTCAAGGTGGAGAACGAAGCCATCACCCTCATCGCCCGCCACCAGCCCGTGGCCTCGGACTTGCGGCTCATCTTCACCGTCATCAAAGCCCTCACCGACCTGGAGCGGGCCGGGGACTACGCCATGCACGTGGCCGAGGACGCCCTCTTCCTGACCCGGGAACCCCCCTTGAAGCGCTACGTGACCCTGCCGGAGATGGGCCGCAGGCTCTTGGAGATGATGGACACCCTGGCCAAGGCGGTGGCGGAGCGGGACGCCACCCTGGCCCGCAAGGTGCTGGAGATGGACGACCAGGTGGACGGGCTCTACGAGGAGATCACCCGGGAGCTCGTCACCTACATGATGGAGGACGCCCGCACCCTCACCAAGGCCCTCACCCTCCTGCGGGTGGCCCGCAGCTACGAGCGCCTGGGGGACCACCTGGAAAACGTGGCGGAAAGGGTGATCTACTGGCTTACCGGCGAGGTCTATAAGACCCCTGAGGACGTCTACTGAAGCCCTAGTCGGCCTCCACCTCCCCCGCCGCCTGGCGGCGGCCCGCCTTCCACTCCAGCCCCGCCCAGACGAAGTCCAGCAGGTCCCCGTCCAGGACGTTCTGGGGGTCAAAGCGCATGAGGCCCGTGCGGTGGTCCTTCACGTACTGCTTGTCCAGGACATAGCTGCGGATCTGGCTCCCCCACTCGATGGGCCGCACCTCTCCCCGAAGCTTCTGGAGCTCCTCCTGCTTCTTTCGCCACTCCAGCTCGAAGAGCCGGGAGCGGAGCACCTTCATGGCCAGCTCCTTGTTCTTGATCTGGCTGCGGGTGGTCTGGCAGGTGACGGTGATCCCCGTGGGCAGGTGGACGATGCGCACAGCGCTATCGGTGGTGTTCACCCCCTGGCCGCCGTGCCCCTGGGAGCGGAAAACGTCGATGCGCAGGTCCTCGGGACGGATGACTACCTCCACGGTGTCGTCCACCTCGGGCACCACCTCCACCCCGGCGAAGGAGGTGTGGCGACGCCCGGAGGCGTCAAAGGGGGAGGGGCGCACCAGGCGGTGGACCCCAGCCTCGGCGGAGAGGAGGCCGTAGGCGTTCTCTCCCCGGACGAGGATCTGGGCATAGTCGATCCCCGCCTCAGGGCCCGGGACGAGGTCCACCACCTCCACCCCGAAGCCCTGCCGCTCGGCGAAGCGGGTGTACATCCTGAGGAGCATTTCCGCCCAGTCGCAGGCCTCCGTGCCCCCGGCCCCGGGCTGGATGGTGAGGATGGCGTTCTTCTCCGCGTGGGGGAAGGAGAGGAGGGTCTCGTGGTAGAGCTCCTCCAGCTTGTGCGCCGCCTCCTCCAGCTCGGGGCGGAGGGCTTCCCGCTCCGCAGCGGGAAACTCCTGCCATAGCTCCAGGAGGCCCTGAAGATCGCTTTCCAGGGAGCGGAAAGCGTCCACGGTGCGCCGCAGACGGCTCGCCTCCTGGCTCACCCTCCGGGCCTCCTCGGGGTTTTGCCAGAGGGCGGGGTCTTCCAGCCGTTTGTCCAGCTCTTTCAGACGGGCTTCCTTGCTGGGGATGTCAAAGATACCCCCGGAGCCCGTCCAACCGGGCAGCGAGAAGGTCCAGGTCCATACCCTTCGCAGTATAGCCGTCTTGAGGGCTGGGCGCAAGCAGCTTTGATATGGAAAAGCGCATATTTCCTCCCATAGAGGAGTGAGCCTGCGAAGCAGAGGGCGCGCGGCCGCCCCGCCTGCTGCCCTCGAGGCCCCCGGGGGTTGCGCCGCCATGACCCGGGAAGCGCCGGAAGGCCGCTAATCGGCCGCCAGGGCCAGGGGCACCTCCGCCACGCCCACCCGGGCCCCCAAGGACCGGAGGCGTTCCTCCAGGTGCTCGTAGCCCCGCTCCAGGAAGTACACCCCCTCGATCTCGGAAACCCCTTCCGCGGCCAGGGCGGCCACCACCAGCCCACCCCCGGCCCGGATGTCCAGGGCCTTGACCTGGGCCCCGTGCAGCCGCCTGCCGTTCACCACCAGGGTGCGGTCCCGCAGGTAGAGCTCGGCCCCCATGCGGGCCAGCTCCCCCACGTGGGTGAAGCGGTCGGGGTAGACCCGGTCGGTGATGGCGCTCTGCCCCGGCACCGTGGCCAGGTAGGCACCCACGATGGGCTGAAGGTCCGTGGGAAACCCGGGGTACTCCCGGGCCTCCACATGGAAAGGCTCGGGGTGCTTTGCGGCGGTGAAGCGCACCCAGTCCGGCCCCACCTCCACCCGGTGGCCCGCCTGGCGGAGCTTGTCCAAAAGGGCATCCAGGTGGTCGGGGCGCACCTGGGTGAGGGTGAGGGCGCCCCGGGTGGCCGCGGCCGCCAGGAGGTAGGTGCCCGCCTCGATGCGGTCGGGGATGATGCGGTAGGTGCCTCCCCCAAGCCGCCTGGCCCCCCGCACGTGGAGGATGGGGCTGCCCAGGCCCCGCACCTCCACCCCCAGCATCCCGAGGAAGCGGCCCAGGTCCTCCACCTCGGGCTCCATGGCCGCTTGGACCAAGGTGGCCTCCCCCCCCAGGGCCACGGCCAGCATGGCCTGCTCCGTCCCCCCCACCGTGGGCAGGTCGAAGACCACCCGGCCCGCAAGGGGGCGGGTCTTTCGGGCATAAAAGGTGCCCTCCTCCTCCACCACCTCGGCCCCCAGGGCCTTCAGGGCCTTCACGTGCTGGTCCACGGGCCTGGCCCCGAAGGCGCAGCCCCCGGGCAAGGAGATCCGCCCCTCCCCCACCCGGGCGAGGAGCGCCCCCCAGACGATGAAGCTGGCCCGCATCTGCCCCACCAGTTCGTAGGGGGCGTGGGTGCTTTGGATCTCCGGGGTATGGAGGTGGAGCGTCCGGCCCTCCCAGGCGTAATGGGTGCCCAGGTGGGCCAGGAGTTCCAGCATCACCTCCACGTCCCGGAGCCTGGGCACCTCCAGAAGGGTTATCGGCTCCTCCGTGAGGAGGCTGGCCGCCAGGATGGGCAGGGCGGCGTTCTTTGCGGGATAGACGCGGAGCTCACCGGACAGGGGGAGGCCCCCTTCGATCCGCAGAATCCGGCTCCCCTTCCCCGACTCCGTGAGCATCATACACACCTTACTCAAGGTGAGGATATACAGGCGGATTCGCATTGTCAAGGCGATGCACCCTCTGCTACACTACCTGCCAAGGAGCGGTATGCCCAAGAGGGAGAAAAAGCGGCTGCAGGTGGTCATCTCCGAGGAGCAGGACGCCCTCCTCACCCGGGCGGCCTACGAGCTCTCTAGCCCCGAGCGGCTGGTGTCCAAGTCGGAGGTGGTGCGCCTGGCCATCGCCAAGATCGTGCGGGAGCTGGAGGAAGGCAAGGAGGAGCTGGCCGAACTCCTGAGGCGGCTGGAGCCGGAAGAGTGAGCGGCTTAGAATAACCGGCGTGGTCCTGGCCGGGCGCTACCGCCTCGAGGCCCCCCTGGGCTCCGGGGGCATGGCCGAGGTCTGGCGGGCGGTGGACGAGCGCCTGGGGCGCAAGGTGGCGGTGAAGCTCCTCCACCCCCGGGCCCTGCCTCCGGAAAGGGAGCGGTTTTTCCTGGAGGTGCGGGCCCTTTCCCGCCTCTTCCACCCGGGCATCGTCCAGGTGCTGGACCTGGGGGAGGAGGAGGGGAGGCCCTACTTCGTCATGGAGCTGGTGGAGGGGGGCACCTTTGATCGGCTGGGCCCCTTCGAGGAGGGCCCCGAAGGGGAGCACCTCCTGGAGGCCGCCATCCGGGTGATGGAAGCCCTGGCCCACCTCCACGCCCAGGGCATCCTCCACCGGGACCTCACCCCCAAGAACATCCTCCTCACCCGGGAGGGCCACCCCAAGGTGATGGACTTCGGCCTGGCCTACCTCCTCCAGGAGAGCCGCCACCTCACCCGCACCGGCTACACCCTGGGCACCCCCACCTACATGGCCCCGGAGCAGGCCAAGGGCCTGCCCCTCACCCCCAAGGCCGACCTCTACAGCCTGGGGGCGGTCCTCTACCGCACCCTCACCGGCAAACCCCCCTTTGAGGGGGAAAACGACCAGGCCGTCCTCTTCCAGCACGTCTACGAGGCGCCCAGGCCCCTCGAGGCCCTGAACCCCGCCATCCCCAAGGGGGTGGGGGAGGCCGTCTTGGGCCTTTTGGCCAAGCACCCCGAGGAAAGGCCCTCCCACCCGGGCCTCTTCCGGGGGGTCCTCCAGGAGTTCCAGGCCCTGCGCCTGGCTACGCCCCGGGCAGGGGCAAGCCGCA
This Thermus thermamylovorans DNA region includes the following protein-coding sequences:
- a CDS encoding response regulator transcription factor, which produces MATVLLVEDEPAVRLGVKLALERAGHRVLEAPSAGAAWPLLREAEAVVLDWMLPDEPGVRLLERMRQGTYPDLPVLMLTARAEVRDRVEGLSRGADDYLVKPFATEELLARLEALLRRAGRRKVLKRGPLLLDLERMEASLEGEPLPLTRREFELLAFLAARPGRVYTREELLEAVWGQDYLGTPRTVDQHVLQLREKLGEDPKAPRFLETVRGLGYRFKGEG
- a CDS encoding sensor histidine kinase; protein product: MEGLVLHQERQVVYLNPVAAELLAVSREKVVGRPLLLALRDHRLEALALYGGERTLEVRGRLLRAKALPGRLYLWDETEGQRRLQALEEATQALAHELRTPLAGMGPLLEALTPKTPQEKEILDLLKGEVSRLSRLVKDLSLTQPGPKRTFPLEELWPRLERLFQERLRGRQVEVCLPHTVHADPEALFQILLNLLDNALKYGQDPIRLLSHQEGERLHLEVRDQGPELPDYEALFLPRRRGFQGGTGQGLGLYLVRRLARGLGGEAYGGRQGGENVFGIQLPLN
- the phoU gene encoding phosphate signaling complex protein PhoU, coding for MREALDQALNHLLEETLRMLSLVREMTQEATEALVGNNGARAEGVIAKDRQVDALELKVENEAITLIARHQPVASDLRLIFTVIKALTDLERAGDYAMHVAEDALFLTREPPLKRYVTLPEMGRRLLEMMDTLAKAVAERDATLARKVLEMDDQVDGLYEEITRELVTYMMEDARTLTKALTLLRVARSYERLGDHLENVAERVIYWLTGEVYKTPEDVY
- the prfB gene encoding peptide chain release factor 2 (programmed frameshift), with translation MDLDLLAARLDGLRGYLDIPSKEARLKELDKRLEDPALWQNPEEARRVSQEASRLRRTVDAFRSLESDLQGLLELWQEFPAAEREALRPELEEAAHKLEELYHETLLSFPHAEKNAILTIQPGAGGTEACDWAEMLLRMYTRFAERQGFGVEVVDLVPGPEAGIDYAQILVRGENAYGLLSAEAGVHRLVRPSPFDASGRRHTSFAGVEVVPEVDDTVEVVIRPEDLRIDVFRSQGHGGQGVNTTDSAVRIVHLPTGITVTCQTTRSQIKNKELAMKVLRSRLFELEWRKKQEELQKLRGEVRPIEWGSQIRSYVLDKQYVKDHRTGLMRFDPQNVLDGDLLDFVWAGLEWKAGRRQAAGEVEAD
- the murA gene encoding UDP-N-acetylglucosamine 1-carboxyvinyltransferase; this encodes MMLTESGKGSRILRIEGGLPLSGELRVYPAKNAALPILAASLLTEEPITLLEVPRLRDVEVMLELLAHLGTHYAWEGRTLHLHTPEIQSTHAPYELVGQMRASFIVWGALLARVGEGRISLPGGCAFGARPVDQHVKALKALGAEVVEEEGTFYARKTRPLAGRVVFDLPTVGGTEQAMLAVALGGEATLVQAAMEPEVEDLGRFLGMLGVEVRGLGSPILHVRGARRLGGGTYRIIPDRIEAGTYLLAAAATRGALTLTQVRPDHLDALLDKLRQAGHRVEVGPDWVRFTAAKHPEPFHVEAREYPGFPTDLQPIVGAYLATVPGQSAITDRVYPDRFTHVGELARMGAELYLRDRTLVVNGRRLHGAQVKALDIRAGGGLVVAALAAEGVSEIEGVYFLERGYEHLEERLRSLGARVGVAEVPLALAAD
- a CDS encoding transcriptional regulator: MPKREKKRLQVVISEEQDALLTRAAYELSSPERLVSKSEVVRLAIAKIVRELEEGKEELAELLRRLEPEE